From one Parambassis ranga chromosome 5, fParRan2.1, whole genome shotgun sequence genomic stretch:
- the trpc4apa gene encoding transient receptor potential cation channel, subfamily C, member 4 associated protein a, whose product MATLLGSNVPCTRGKRRNLNGNIVTKFAASKITGQGFSRGTQLPGRLLLERDKRAKWHGIPTLLQKLYESSNPNSDLSHAHSFLKVLSSHLSMEAMSFVTEDRKTAQESTFPNTYTFDLFGGVDLLVEILMRPTLTMQKKKPKMNDDLVKDCLSVLYNCCICTEGVTKSLAARDDFVLFLFTLMTNKKTFLQTATLIEDILGVKKEMIQLEGIPNLSGLVQSFDQQQLANFCRILSVTISEPDVGNDDKHTLLAKNAQQKRNASPSRAEVNQVTLMNIPGFIERLCKLATRKVSEATGANFLQELEDWYTWLDNALVLDALMQMATEEAEQSSTESSDESSLATSPLRHRLPQSMKIVHEIMYKVEVLYVLCVLLMGRQRNQVHKMLAEFRLIPGLNNLFDKLIWRKYTASNHVVHGQNENCDCSPEISFKIQFLRLLQSFSDHHENKYLLLNTQELNELSAISMKANIPEVEALVNTDRSLACDGKKGLLTRLLTVMKREPPDSYFRFWQARAVESFLRGATSYADQMFLLKRGLLEHILFCIIDSGCTSRDVLQSYFDLLGELMKFNIDAFKRFNKYVNTPEKFQTFLTQINSSLVDSNMLVRCIVLSLDRFESQTEDIKVVEVLSECCLLSYMARVENRLSFLFRLINIINVQTLTQENVSCLNTSLVILMLARRKAKLPFYLNALREKEYAEKYPGCLLNNFHNLLRFWQRHYLNKDKDSTCLENSSCIPFSYWKETVSVLLGSDRTSLCAIASYIDEPFMDLDRDLLED is encoded by the exons ATGGCGACGCTTCTGGGGTCCAATGTCCCTTGTACCAGAGGAAAGCGAAGAAATTTAAACGGCAACATCGTCACAAAGTTTGCTGCCAGTAAAATTACTGGTCAGGGTTTCAGCAGAGGAACACAG CTCCCAGGACGCCTTCTTCTGGAGAGAGATAAACGTGCCAAGTGGCATGGCATCCCTACTCTTCTGCAAAAGCTCTATGAgagcagcaaccccaacagtGACCTCTCCCACGCCCACAGCTTTCTTAAG GTATTATCATCCCACCTCTCCATGGAGGCCATGTCCTTTGTTACAGAGGACAGGAAGACTGCTCAGGAATCCACCTTCCCCAACACGTACACCTTTGACCTCTTTGGTGGAGTCGAT CTGCTTGTGGAAATTCTGATGAGACCCACACTAACTATGCAGAAGAAAAAACCCAAAA TGAATGATGACTTGGTCAAAGACTGCCTTAGTGTTCTCTACAACTGTTGTATATGT ACAGAGGGTGTCACAAAGAGTCTGGCTGCGAGGGAtgattttgttctgtttcttttcacCCTGATGACCAACAAGAAGACCTTCCTACAGACTGCTACACTAATTGAAGACATTCTTGGAGTAAAAAAG GAGATGATCCAGTTAGAGGGAATCCCCAACCTATCAGGCCTGGTCCAAAGCTTTGACCAGCAACAGCTGGCTAACTTCTGTCGCATCCTGTCTGTCACCATCTCAGAACCTGACGTGGGAAATGATGACAAGCACACCCTGTTAGCCAAAAATGCCCAGCAGAAGCGCAATGCTAGCCCATCAAGAGCAGAGGTCAACCAGG TTACCCTGATGAACATCCCTGGATTCATTGAGCGTCTGTGTAAGCTGGCCACCAGAAAGGTTTCTGAAGCCACAGGAGCAAACTTCCTGCAGGAGCTTGAGGACTGGTACACGTGGCTGGACAATGCTCTGGTGTTGGATGCTCTCATGCAAATGGCTACTGAGGAGGCCGAGCAAAGCAGTACAG AGTCCTCAGATGAAAGCTCCCTGGCAACCAGCCCTCTGAGACACCGCCTGCCTCAGTCCATGAAGATTGTCCATGAGATCATGTATAAAGTGGAAGTGCTCTATGTGCTCTGTGTCCTTCTAATGGGCAGACAGAGGAACCAG GTTCACAAGATGCTGGCTGAGTTCCGTCTCATCCCGGGGCTCAATAACCTGTTTGACAAGCTGATTTGGAGGAAGTACACAGCTTCAAATCATGTGGTGCATGGCCAGAATGAGAACTGCGACTGCAGTCCA GAAATATCCTTCAAAATCCAGTTTTTGCGGCTACTTCAGAGCTTCAGTGATCACCATGA GAACAAGTATCTCCTCCTGAATACACAAGAACTGAATGAACTGAGTGCCATATCTATGAAGGCTAACATCCCAGAGGTTGAAGCACTTgtcaacacagacagaagtctaGCGTGTGATGGGAAGAAGGGCCTTCTCACACGCCTCCTCACTGTCATGAAGAGGGAACCTCCTGACTCGTATTTCAG aTTCTGGCAGGCGAGGGCAGTGGAAAGTTTCCTTAGAGGAGCCACATCATACGCAGACCAAATGTTCCTGCTGAAGAGGGGACTGCTTGAG CACATCCTGTTTTGCATCATTGACAGCGGTTGTACATCCCGAGATGTCCTGCAGAGCTACTTCGATCTGCTTGGAGAACTCATGAAGTTCAACATAGATGCCTTCAAGAGATTTAACAAATATGTCAACACTCCAGAGAAG tttCAGACCTTTCTGACGCAGATCAACAGCTCTCTGGTAGACTCAAACATGCTGGTGCGCTGCATCGTCCTGTCATTAGACCGCTTCGAGAGCCAGACTGAGGACATCAAAG TGGTGGAGGTACTTTCTGAATGCTGCTTGTTGTCCTACATGGCCCGAGTGGAGAACAGACTGTCCTTCCTTTTCCGGCTGATCAACATCATCAAtgtacaaacactcacacag GAGAACGTGAGCTGTTTAAACACCAGTTTGGTCATTTTGATGCTGGCCAGAAGAAAGGCAAAACTGCCCTTCTACCTCAACGCCCTGCGGGAGAAGGAGTATGCTGAGAAGTACCCGGGCTGTCTGCTCAACAACTTCCACAACTTACTGCGCTTCTGGCAGCGCCACTACCTCAACAAGGACAAGGACAGCACTTGTCTGGAGAAT AGTTCCTGTATCCCCTTCAGCTACTGGAAGGAGACGGTGTCAGTGTTGCTGGGCTCAGATAGGACTTCTCTGTGTGCCATAGCGAGCTACATTGATGAGCCCTTCATGGATCTGGACAGAGATCTGCTGGAAGATTGA
- the sla2a gene encoding src-like-adapter 2, protein MGTCPTRCQSNLTILENPPEPSSPDLQDTMIVSLSNYPSFENTELTICIGDRLSIISDDGDFLMVRSTTTGRQSYIPIDQTAKVTHRWMFTGIGRYKAEELLMHSNNQSGAFLIRKSETNRDCYSLSVLRRTHSSYLDSVKHYRIFPLHNGWVYISPGLTFPSLHHLVEHYSETADGLCCRLTMPCFIRGVDNPREARPAPTTTRRPTINWKDISRSMIFRRKRTESDNSLVSEGLREAISSYLQMTEGNNRSWDN, encoded by the exons ATGGGGACCTGCCCCACAAGATGTCAATCCAACCTGACAATCCTTGAAAATCCACCTGAACCTTCATCACCAG ACCTCCAGGACACAATGATTGTATCTCTCAGCAACTACCCATCATTTGAAAATACAGAATTGACCATCTGCATTGGGGACAGGCTGTCCATCATATCAGA TGATGGTGACTTTTTGATGGTGAGGTCCACAACAACAGGCCGTCAGAGCTACATTCCCATTGATCAAACTGCTAAGGTCACACACAG GTGGATGTTCACAGGCATCGGCAGGTACAaagcagaggagctgctgatgCATTCTAACAACCAGAGTGGAGCCTTCTTGATCAGGAagtcagagacaaacagag ATTGCTATTCGCTGTCTGTCCTGAGGAGAACCCACTCTTCATACCTGGACTCTGTGAAGCACTACCGCATCTTCCCCCTCCACAACGGCTGGGTCTACATATCTCCAGGACTCACATTCCCGTCCCTGCATCACCTTGTGGAACACTATTCAG AGACTGCAGATGGATTGTGCTGCCGGCTGACAATGCCTTGCTTCATCCGGGGTGTGGACAATCCCAGAGAGGCCAGGCCTGCTCCCACAACTACCCGGAGACCTACTATCAACTGGAAGGACATTAGCAG GTCAATGATcttcaggaggaagaggacagagtCGGATAACTCTCTGGTGAGTGAAGGGCTGAGGGAGGCCATCAGCTCTTACCTCCAAATGACAGAGGGCAACAACCGCAGCTGGGACAACTGA